From the genome of Thiobacter sp. AK1:
CTTTCAGGTAGATCACGCCGTGGCCTGCGTGGTCATGATGCAGCGTGGCCATGAAGCGGTGTTCGGACTCGAAGGGAATCACATCGGTGCGTGGCCAGGCTTCGGCTTCGAAGCCGGGATCGAGTCCCACCTTCATGGCCAGGGTGAGCAGCGCCCCTTCGGTAGGATCGCCCGACAGCCGCCATTCGTCGCCTTCCCGGTGCAGGCTCGCGTCATTGCACAGGGCAGACAGGCGCGCGACTTCGATGAGCAGGGGCTCGGCCTCTGGCAACACCTCCTTGCCATCGGCTTGGAAGCACCCTTCCGGCGCGTAGCCTACCCCCGTCACTTCGAGCGAGCGTTCGGCGGTGAGCAGAACCTGCACGGTCATTTCGTTGCGGGTAAGTGTTCCGGTCTTGTCGGATACGATTACCGTCACCGCCCCCAGGGCCTCCACGGCGGGCAGGCGGCGCACGATGGCATTGCGCTTAGCCATGGCCTGCACGCCGACGGCCAAGGTAATGGTGATGATGGCAGGCAGGCCCTCGGGAATGGCCGCCACCGCCAGCCCCACGGCCACGAGGAACATTTCGGAAGCGGAGAAACCCTTAAGCAGCGTACCGTAGGCAAAGGTGGCACCGGCGATGGTTAGGATGAGTACGGTAAGCCAGCGCCCGAATTGCGCCATGCGGCGCAATAAGGGTGTTTCCAGTGGGGCCACGTCGGCGAGCAGTTCGCTGATGCGACCGATTTCGCTTAAGGCGCCTGTTGCCACCACCACCCCCATGCCCTGCCCCGAGGTCACCAAGGTGCCGGACCAAGCCATGGTGCTGCGATCAATGAGCGGCGCATCGGCCCCTACGGCCGCCACCTGCTTGTCCACCGGCATGGATTCACCGGTGAGAAGCGCCTCGTCCACCCGCAGCCCCTTGACCGACAACAGCCGCACATCCGCGGGCACGCGGTCACCGGCAGCAAGGAAGATGATGTCCCCCGGCACCAGCTCGGCTGCGTCCACTTCCTGGCGCCGGCCGTCGCGCAGTACCTGGGCACGGGGCGAGAGCAGGCCGCGGATAGCCTCGAGTGCGGCCTTTGCCTTGCCTTCCTGGATGAAGCCGATCAACGCATTGATCACCACCACACCCAGGATCACACCGGTGTCCACCCAGTGCCCCATGAACGCGGTCACCCCCGCCGAGGCAAGCAGCACGTAGATCAGCAGGTCGTGGAATTGGAGCAGGAAACGCATGAGGGGCCCGCGCTGTCGCGGCGCAGGCAAGGCATTGACACCGAAGCGAGCCCGACGTCGCGCGGCTTCTTCGCTGGTCAGTCCTTCACGGCGTGCGTCGAGACGGACAAGGACGGCTTCCCCGTCGAGGGCATGCCACGGCGGAGGGTTCTGGGTCATGGTGGTCATGCTAGCGGGAATGCCTTGCTCTAGTCTGCACGAAAAACGCCCACCCCACTGTGGAGCGATTATTGAGGGTCACGCAAGTAGGTGACATCTTTGGACCGTCCCCGTGCAAGCGGACACCCAGGAAAATGGCCAGGAATATTTCGGATTCCCGCTCTCGCGGCTTTTGGCCCGAGCATGGGCCGTCAAGTGCTTGGTGGGTCGCGTCAACTGGGGCGGCGCAGCAACCGGCGGATGGCCTCGCGCGCCGAGGCCTGGACCTCGACCATGCCGGCATCGGCGAGCCGCGCTTGGACGAAGTTTATGGCCTGATCGAGCTGACGCGCCACGCTCTCCTCGCTGATATCGAGAATTTCCCCGATGTCCGAAGTGGGCAGACATTCGAGCTCGCCTAGCAAAAGTGCCCGCCGCCAGGCAATGGGCAGATCCTTGATGACATCCACGATCCATGCCTGCTCACGTTCCGCGCTCGCATCGGGCAGAGCGGCTTCGGCTTCTTCGGCGGCAATGACGTCGGCGACGTTGACAGTGTCGTCGGGCTGGTAATACTCGTAGAACTCTTCCTGCACCATCGCTTCCGCCTGGTCCTTTGCATCCGGCGTCACTAAAGCGTCGAGTGACACGGTTTCACCGAACTGGCGGCTTGCCGCGACCTCGCGATCGATGATCTTGAATAGCTGCTTGAGTAGCTGCCGGAATACCGCCTGCTGGTCCTTGCCGGGCTGCCAGGCTGCTTTCACGCTGGCGATGGTTTCGTCCACCACGTCACGCAGCGTCGGATAGTCGGCGGGCAAATCGCCCACCGCTCGCAGATACGCCAACTCCCGGCGCGCGATTTCTTCCAAGCGGGGTAGCAAGACTGCGATGCCTGTTTCGGCTTGGGACAGCGCTTCTGGGGCGAGCGCGGCAATCTGTTCCTTCAGGGCATGCAATCGTTCCCGCCGAGCCCGGCGCTTGTATTCGTCCTGGTGATGTAGATGTGCAAAATGCCTCTTCGTTTCGCGCAATAGGCGTTCGACGGCGGCAGCGGTGGCGCTGTGGGCGTCCTCGCCCTCGCCATTGGCGGCGACGATCTTGCGACCGGGTAGGTGCATGTGGAACCGCACGGTGTAATGGTGGTCCCGCCGCTTCAGGCGTGACAGGGTCGCATGCAGTATCGCCTCGTGCATGCCGTGACTTGCGAGCAGCGGCTCCAGGTGTTTGTCGAGCAGGGGCGCCAACATGGCTTGCCAGTGGGCCTGCTGTTCGGGAATGCCGTCGAAATGCATCTTGATCTTGATCATGGTGGATTTTCCTTTTTGTCGGGGGCAAGAGGGCCGGCGCCGCATGCCTTGTCGTTGGATGTTCGCGTGTTCCGCTACCGAGATCGGGGTGGGTTTCTGCTGTTTCAAGCGGACGCTGCCCAGCCGGGATGTCGGGCCGAGGCCTCGAGCCGGACGGGGTGCGCGGGGAATAGCCGCCAGGGGCGGCGTGCGCCCAGGGAACGCGCAGTTGGCACCCGTATCCCTGCCGCTCATGGGGTGGAAATTTGCGGCCGGCGAGCTTACTCTGGCCAAACTCATCCTGTGACTGGCGCCATGATCGCCTTCCCCTTCGACAACAGCTACGCCCGCGAGCTGCCTGATTTTTGTGTGTCCTGGCAGCCGGAGCGCGTGCCGCAGCCGGTGCTGGTTTTCCTCAACCATGCCCTGGCCGCGGAGCTCGGGCTCGATCTCGCAGCGGCACCACGCGAGGAACTCGCAGCGCTGTTCGCCGGCAATCAATTGCCGGCGGGCGCACAGCCCATCGCGCAGGCCTACGCCGGGCATCAGTTTGGTCATTTCTCACCGCAACTGGGCGATGGACGCGCATTGCTTCTGGGCGAAGTGATCGACCGTCATGGGCGCCGGCGCGACATTGCCTTTAAAGGTTCCGGTCCCACACCGTTTTCCCGCCGCGGCGACGGCA
Proteins encoded in this window:
- a CDS encoding cation-transporting P-type ATPase — protein: MTQNPPPWHALDGEAVLVRLDARREGLTSEEAARRRARFGVNALPAPRQRGPLMRFLLQFHDLLIYVLLASAGVTAFMGHWVDTGVILGVVVINALIGFIQEGKAKAALEAIRGLLSPRAQVLRDGRRQEVDAAELVPGDIIFLAAGDRVPADVRLLSVKGLRVDEALLTGESMPVDKQVAAVGADAPLIDRSTMAWSGTLVTSGQGMGVVVATGALSEIGRISELLADVAPLETPLLRRMAQFGRWLTVLILTIAGATFAYGTLLKGFSASEMFLVAVGLAVAAIPEGLPAIITITLAVGVQAMAKRNAIVRRLPAVEALGAVTVIVSDKTGTLTRNEMTVQVLLTAERSLEVTGVGYAPEGCFQADGKEVLPEAEPLLIEVARLSALCNDASLHREGDEWRLSGDPTEGALLTLAMKVGLDPGFEAEAWPRTDVIPFESEHRFMATLHHDHAGHGVIYLKGAPERILALCHWQWTPTGPRPLDAQRWHSAMARVAARGMRLLALAMKPAAPGQRELRFQDVEDGGFTLLAVAGLTDPPREEARRAVAACLAAGIRVSMITGDHALTARAIGNQLGLRPDGEVRVLAGSEIDALDDAGLRQTVRETEVFARASPEHKLRLVQAFQANGEVVAMTGDGVNDAPALKRADVGVAMGRKGTEAAKEAAEIVLADDNFATIASAVEEGRTIYDNIRKAIVFILPTNGGQAGVLVAAVLLGLDVLPITPVQILWVNMVTSVTLALALAFEPAEPDIMQRPPRNPREPVLSTFMLWRVAFVSVLLVGASLGLFLWELARATPVEVARTAAVNLLMVGEAFYLLNCRRLLRPVPPWQAFTGNRWIAVSVGVLLLLQLAFTYAPVMQRLFHTAPLDVPAWSRILLFGLAVLVLVELEKKVVRLGSQLKALMKKR